In Aegilops tauschii subsp. strangulata cultivar AL8/78 chromosome 3, Aet v6.0, whole genome shotgun sequence, one genomic interval encodes:
- the LOC109769231 gene encoding uncharacterized protein: MRREGRQRGWVRVYDRALVDPEGKRRAVHVVDGPVVANGGFIRAPRKPTNQSKSGGLRALGRDALVQEDEEERQLHPPLGAGHSGYYCTTTCQSPFRFEAVPYGWRYDAFAPEEVQAPRPPPAARSGGRGASCKGSRKFKHSEIKMYYVDAADDVDGRLDYLCDFDS; encoded by the coding sequence ATGCGGCGCGAGGGGCGGCAGCGAGGGTGGGTGCGCGTGTACGACCGCGCCCTGGTCGACCCGGAGGGCAAGCGCCGGGCCGTGCACGTCGTGGATGGCCCCGTGGTGGCCAACGGCGGCTTCATCAGGGCGCCGCGGAAGCCGACCAACCAGTCCAAGTCCGGCGGCCTCCGCGCGCTCGGCAGGGACGCCCTCGTgcaagaggacgaggaggagcggCAGCTCCATCCGCCGCTAGGCGCCGGGCATTCCGGGTACTACTGCACAACGACGTGCCAGTCACCCTTCAGATTCGAGGCCGTGCCGTATGGATGGAGGTACGACGCCTTCGCGCCCGAGGAAGTGCAAGCTCCTCGTCCGCCGCCGGCAGCGCGTTCCGGGGGTAGAGGAGCGTCCTGCAAAGGGAGCCGCAAGTTCAAGCACAGCGAGATCAAGATGTACTACGTCGACGCGGCCGATGACGTCGATGGGCGCCTAGATTATCTCTGTGACTTCGATTCATGA